From Nicotiana tabacum cultivar K326 chromosome 15, ASM71507v2, whole genome shotgun sequence, the proteins below share one genomic window:
- the LOC142169593 gene encoding uncharacterized protein LOC142169593, with product MPTGKLAKWQILLSKFDIVYITQKDIKGQALADHLAENPVDKDYEPLTIYFPNKEVLFAGEDIIESYPGWRIFFHGAANIKGYKACILGIWMVVDMNIKELLVIGDSNLLIHQVQGEWTTKNVKILPYLHCVKELCKKSTKIEFKHIPRIQNDFADALATL from the exons aTGCCCACGGGAAAACTGGCCAAATGGCAGATTCTTCTCAGcaaatttgacattgtgtacataacACAGAAGGACATTAAAGGACAAGCCTTAGCTGACCACCTTGCAGAGAATCCAGTGGACAAGGATTATGAGCCACTCACTATATACTTTCCGAATAAAGAAGTGTTATTCGCCGGAGAAGATATTATAGAGTCATACCCAGGATGGAGAATATTCTTCCACGGAGCAGCAAATATCAAAGGG TACAAAGCATGCATCCTCGGGATTTGGATGGTGGTCGATATGAACATCAAAGAGCTTCTGGTCATAGGAGATTCTAACCTGCTgatacatcaagttcaaggagaatggactACCAAGAACGTCAAGATCCTTCCGTACCTGCACTGCGTAAAGGAGCTATGCAAGAAGTCCACAAAGATCGAGTTCAAGCACATTCCTAGGATCCAGAATGATTTTGCCGATGCTCTCGCGACCTTGTaa